One genomic region from Leptolyngbyaceae cyanobacterium JSC-12 encodes:
- a CDS encoding putative hydrolase or acyltransferase of alpha/beta superfamily (IMG reference gene:2510098031) has protein sequence MTMLQFHPPGMGQQVINTALGSMVVYTSVGDLWLMPPANAQPLLFLHNFGGGASAYEWSKVYPAFLDSYQVFAPDLLGWGQSDHPVRDYQVDDYLMTLAELIEKTCTQPVVAIASSLTGAITVRLAIQRPELFKALFLVCPSGFADFGQDAGRRLPLQVIGMPLLDQLIYSLGAMNELSVRNFLEQFLFANRDRVSQEMVQAYLESATQPNAQYAALAFLRGDLYFDLANYLPQLTVPTAIAWGEDAQFTNVALGQRLARLNPVAVKIFVQISEAGVLPHLEQAASVIGLLREFLNTES, from the coding sequence ATGACAATGCTTCAATTTCATCCACCGGGAATGGGGCAACAGGTGATAAACACGGCCCTCGGTTCAATGGTTGTTTACACTTCTGTTGGAGATCTCTGGCTCATGCCACCCGCCAATGCCCAACCGCTGCTGTTTTTGCATAACTTTGGTGGTGGAGCTTCTGCCTATGAGTGGTCGAAAGTGTATCCTGCTTTTCTCGACTCTTATCAGGTGTTTGCTCCTGATTTGCTGGGTTGGGGACAGTCCGATCATCCTGTACGCGATTATCAGGTGGATGATTACCTAATGACACTGGCAGAGTTGATTGAGAAAACCTGCACTCAGCCTGTTGTGGCGATCGCGTCCTCATTGACTGGTGCCATCACCGTTCGACTGGCAATTCAACGTCCAGAACTATTCAAAGCCTTGTTTCTCGTGTGTCCTTCTGGGTTTGCTGATTTTGGTCAGGATGCGGGGCGGCGTCTACCGTTACAGGTAATTGGAATGCCCCTGCTTGATCAGTTGATTTATAGCTTGGGTGCAATGAACGAGTTATCCGTTCGAAATTTCTTAGAACAATTCCTGTTTGCGAATCGCGATCGCGTCTCACAGGAGATGGTACAGGCATATCTGGAATCCGCAACCCAACCCAACGCGCAATACGCAGCGCTGGCATTTTTGCGGGGTGATTTATATTTTGACCTCGCCAATTATTTGCCGCAATTGACTGTGCCAACTGCGATCGCCTGGGGAGAAGACGCCCAATTTACCAACGTGGCTTTGGGGCAGCGCTTAGCTCGACTAAATCCTGTAGCCGTGAAAATATTTGTGCAGATTTCTGAGGCTGGGGTGCTTCCTCATTTGGAACAAGCAGCCTCAGTCATTGGATTGCTACGAGAATTTCTAAATACAGAAAGCTAA
- a CDS encoding O-6-methylguanine DNA methyltransferase (IMG reference gene:2510098022~PFAM: 6-O-methylguanine DNA methyltransferase, ribonuclease-like domain; 6-O-methylguanine DNA methyltransferase, DNA binding domain~TIGRFAM: O-6-methylguanine DNA methyltransferase), whose product MRKLLIDRLDSEIGEILLVTTEEAVCALDFVGYESRMMTLLEKRFGAIHLIETTHPNGFSDCLRAYLAGNLESLNDIPVDAGGTPFQQQVWSALRTIPPGSVITYADLASRVGKPTAYRAVGMANGHNPVAIALPCHRVIGANAKLTGYAGGLERKRWLLKHEGVEWIV is encoded by the coding sequence ATGCGTAAACTTTTGATTGATCGCCTCGACTCTGAGATAGGAGAAATCCTGCTGGTTACAACAGAGGAGGCAGTATGCGCGCTGGACTTTGTTGGGTATGAGTCGCGCATGATGACTTTGTTAGAAAAACGGTTTGGCGCTATTCACCTTATTGAAACAACTCATCCAAATGGCTTCTCGGATTGTCTTCGCGCTTACCTGGCTGGCAACCTTGAGAGTTTGAATGATATTCCAGTTGATGCAGGTGGAACGCCATTTCAACAACAGGTCTGGTCAGCCCTGCGAACCATTCCACCTGGAAGCGTGATTACGTATGCCGATTTGGCAAGCCGAGTCGGTAAACCAACAGCGTATCGTGCAGTGGGGATGGCAAACGGACACAATCCAGTGGCGATCGCCCTACCTTGCCATCGCGTGATTGGAGCCAATGCCAAACTCACTGGATATGCGGGAGGTTTAGAGCGCAAACGCTGGTTACTCAAGCACGAAGGAGTCGAGTGGATAGTCTAG
- a CDS encoding ABC-type dipeptide/oligopeptide/nickel transport system, permease component (IMG reference gene:2510098024~PFAM: Binding-protein-dependent transport system inner membrane component), whose amino-acid sequence MFIGLVITLLFAAIALLAPLLQAIGWLQDPTEFLDNVPQQPPSWQHWFGTTRLGYDVFSRTVFGSQAAWQVVILATIFSLGVGVPLGMVSGYLGRHLDWALVFLMDAIFTLPILLIAVTLAFVLGRGVLNAAIALSIAYIPQYFRLVRNQTVSVKNELFIEAAEAMGASTWHIMTRYLFLNVVQSVPVLLTLNIADAILILGGLGFLGLGLPEETPEWGHDLKQALDGLSTGGIWWTTLFPGLAMTLMVTGLSLLGEGLSDLVNPMTRRETD is encoded by the coding sequence ATGTTTATTGGGTTGGTAATCACTCTTTTGTTTGCTGCGATCGCTCTACTTGCTCCATTGCTGCAAGCGATCGGCTGGCTACAAGATCCCACTGAGTTTCTAGACAATGTCCCTCAACAGCCCCCTTCCTGGCAACATTGGTTTGGCACAACTCGACTCGGCTATGATGTGTTTTCTCGTACGGTATTTGGCAGCCAGGCAGCCTGGCAGGTTGTGATTCTGGCAACCATTTTTAGTTTGGGGGTAGGTGTGCCTTTGGGAATGGTAAGCGGCTATCTGGGTAGACACCTGGACTGGGCACTGGTATTTTTGATGGATGCCATTTTTACATTGCCAATCTTGTTAATTGCTGTGACCTTGGCGTTTGTGTTAGGGCGTGGGGTGTTGAATGCAGCGATCGCTCTTAGCATTGCTTACATTCCCCAATATTTTCGCTTGGTGCGCAACCAGACGGTGAGTGTTAAAAATGAGCTATTTATTGAAGCCGCAGAGGCAATGGGCGCTTCTACCTGGCACATCATGACTCGCTATTTGTTTCTAAATGTGGTGCAAAGTGTGCCCGTTCTGCTCACCCTCAATATTGCTGATGCCATTCTGATTTTGGGAGGGTTGGGCTTCTTGGGATTGGGACTGCCAGAAGAAACACCAGAATGGGGACACGACCTGAAACAAGCTCTTGATGGACTTTCCACAGGTGGAATCTGGTGGACAACTCTGTTTCCTGGCTTAGCTATGACCCTAATGGTGACGGGTTTATCTCTGCTAGGCGAAGGATTGAGTGACCTAGTGAATCCCATGACCCGTCGAGAAACTGACTAA
- a CDS encoding TIGR00701 family protein (IMG reference gene:2510098025~PFAM: Uncharacterised protein family (UPF0093)~TIGRFAM: TIGR00701 family protein), which produces MAYYWFKAFHIVGIVCWFAGMFYLPRLFVYHAEAYEQPEPARTVLKNQYQIMEKRLYRIIMTPAMLLTVAMAIGLVTTEPDVLKQPWMHVKLALVVLLLVYHHYCKQIMKKLAADECQITGQQFRWFNEFPTVLFVAVVMLAVFKANFPTDAATWLIAAMVVGMAAAIQLYARKRRLDKERMASELGTTIDAASSESSAQPS; this is translated from the coding sequence ATGGCTTATTACTGGTTCAAAGCGTTTCACATCGTTGGCATTGTGTGCTGGTTTGCAGGGATGTTTTACCTGCCTCGGTTGTTTGTTTACCATGCTGAAGCCTATGAGCAACCGGAACCTGCCCGCACCGTATTGAAAAATCAATACCAGATTATGGAGAAGCGCTTATATCGCATCATTATGACTCCTGCGATGCTGCTGACGGTTGCAATGGCGATTGGATTGGTAACTACAGAACCCGATGTACTGAAACAACCCTGGATGCATGTCAAGCTGGCATTGGTGGTGTTGCTGCTGGTCTATCATCACTACTGCAAGCAGATTATGAAAAAGCTAGCGGCGGATGAATGTCAGATAACTGGGCAACAATTTCGTTGGTTTAATGAATTTCCGACTGTGTTATTTGTTGCAGTAGTAATGTTGGCAGTATTTAAAGCAAACTTCCCAACAGATGCAGCAACTTGGTTGATTGCAGCAATGGTGGTGGGCATGGCGGCAGCGATTCAACTCTATGCTCGCAAACGCCGTTTGGATAAGGAGCGGATGGCATCTGAACTGGGGACGACAATAGACGCTGCTAGCTCTGAAAGCTCTGCTCAACCTAGTTAG
- a CDS encoding glutamate synthase family protein (IMG reference gene:2510098021~PFAM: Conserved region in glutamate synthase; GXGXG motif; Glutamate synthase central domain; Glutamine amidotransferases class-II) gives MGKVTVNRDSYQSNSSIGYEGQRWLVEERDACGVGFIADQQGRASHDLVQKSLAAVTCLEHRGGCSADYDSGDGAGLMTAIPWDLFNQWFAENAISMPAKEHLAVGMVFLPRDLTIAAIARRILEQVAAEEGVKTLGWRIVPVKPECLGVQARDNQPQIEQVFVQSEQQGEALERQLYLIRKRVLQVAAAETSKLGDATAFENFYMCSFSNRTIVYKGMVRSVVLGEFYQDLQNPEYKSAFAIYHRRFSTNTMPRWPLAQPMRLLGHNGEINTLLGNINWMMAKQADLAHACWGDRLADLMPTVRTENSDSANLDNVFELLVRSGRSPQEALMLMVPEAYKNQPDLADHPEIIDFYEYYSGIQEPWDGPALLVFSDGNIVGATLDRNGLRPARFVVTRDGYIVVASEAGVVDIPEAEIVEKGRLGPGQMIAVDLQSHELLKNWDIKQRVASAKPYGEWLKQFRRELKPQPTDETPYLSNVELLRHQTAFGYTAEDVEMTIQEMAAQGKEPTFCMGDDIPLAVLSEKPHLLYDYFKQRFAQVTNPAIDPYRERLVMSLSMQLGRRGNLLEEKPEYAHLFKLESPVLNDGELEQIRTSGFETTDLSTLFAIALGPDGLQKAVNELCQKAAAAVRAGKTILILSDRKSQDGSTTNLTADYSYIPPLLAVGAVHHHLIRQGLRMKASLVVDTAQCWSTHHFACLIGYGASAVCPYLALETVRQWWLDPKTQSFMERGKLKAITLATAEVNFRKAIEDGLLKILSKMGISLLSSYHGAQIFEAIGIGSDLLHLGFAGTASRLGGLTVRDLANEVLSIQRRAFPELTVKKLENFGFVNYRPGGEYHINSPEMAKYLHKAVDEQSYDHYELYKQYLNNRPLTALRDLLDFKSDRPSIPLEEVEPSTEIVKRFCTGGMSLGALSREAHETLAIAMNRIGGKSNSGEGGEDPIRFRVLSDVTDNGQSATFPHLRGLKNGDSVSSAIKQIASGRFGVTPEYLMNAKQLEIKLAQGAKPGEGGQLPGNKVSPYIAMLRRSKPGVTLISPPPHHDIYSIEDLAQLIFDLHQINPKAQVSVKLVAEVGIGTIAAGVAKANADIIQISGHEGGTGASPLSSIKHAGSPWELGLTEVHRVLMQNQLRDRVTLRVDGGLRTGWDVLMAALMGGEEFGFGSIAMIAEGCIMARICHTNNCPVGVASQKEELRKRFTGIPEHVVNFFLFVAEEVRSLLARLGYSSLSDVIGRADLLKMREDAKLTKTQSLNLDCLTKLPDTRTDRSWLVHEEVHSNGPVLDDELLADAEIQAAIANQGTVTKAVTVINTDRTVGARLAGAIALQHGNSGFSGQITLNLAGAVGQSFGAFNLPGMVLNLKGEANDYVGKGMHGGEIIITPPDGATYNPSENVILGNTCLYGATGGTLYALGQAGERFGVRNSYAKAVIEGAGDHCCEYMTGGVIVVLGKTGRNVGAGMTGGLAYFLDEDSSFLEKVNPEIVKPQRITSSVGEQQLKDLIQAHADKTGSPKAKHILEHWADYLPKFWQVVPPSEKDSPEVNPEATNKVLTPIS, from the coding sequence ATGGGTAAAGTAACTGTGAATCGGGACAGCTATCAATCAAATTCGTCAATTGGCTACGAGGGTCAACGCTGGTTAGTAGAAGAACGGGACGCTTGCGGGGTTGGATTTATTGCCGACCAACAAGGCAGAGCCAGCCATGATCTGGTGCAAAAATCATTAGCGGCTGTCACTTGTTTGGAGCATCGAGGAGGATGCAGTGCTGACTACGACTCTGGTGATGGTGCTGGCTTGATGACTGCCATCCCCTGGGATTTGTTTAACCAATGGTTTGCTGAGAATGCCATTTCGATGCCTGCCAAAGAGCACTTAGCGGTTGGTATGGTGTTTTTGCCTCGCGATTTAACGATTGCCGCGATCGCTCGTCGGATTCTAGAGCAGGTAGCAGCCGAGGAAGGCGTAAAAACTTTAGGTTGGCGCATCGTTCCAGTGAAACCTGAATGCCTGGGGGTACAAGCGAGAGATAACCAACCTCAGATTGAGCAAGTCTTCGTTCAGTCTGAGCAGCAGGGTGAAGCATTGGAACGCCAACTGTACCTGATTCGCAAGCGGGTTTTGCAGGTGGCTGCAGCAGAAACCAGCAAACTTGGAGATGCAACCGCCTTTGAGAACTTCTACATGTGCTCGTTCTCAAATCGCACGATTGTTTACAAAGGTATGGTGCGATCAGTCGTGTTGGGTGAGTTTTACCAGGATCTTCAGAACCCAGAGTATAAGAGCGCCTTCGCCATCTACCATCGCCGCTTCAGCACTAACACGATGCCCAGGTGGCCCCTGGCTCAGCCGATGCGGTTGTTGGGACATAATGGCGAGATCAATACTTTGTTAGGCAATATCAACTGGATGATGGCGAAGCAAGCAGATCTAGCCCATGCCTGTTGGGGCGATCGCCTGGCTGATCTGATGCCCACCGTTCGCACTGAAAACAGCGACTCTGCCAACCTGGATAACGTCTTTGAGTTATTGGTACGCTCTGGTCGTAGCCCGCAGGAAGCCCTGATGCTGATGGTGCCAGAAGCATACAAAAATCAACCAGACTTAGCAGATCATCCTGAAATCATTGATTTTTACGAGTATTACAGTGGCATTCAGGAACCCTGGGACGGTCCTGCACTACTTGTCTTCAGCGACGGCAATATTGTAGGAGCAACACTGGATCGGAATGGTCTACGTCCGGCTCGGTTCGTAGTAACGCGAGATGGTTACATTGTTGTGGCATCGGAAGCTGGAGTTGTGGATATTCCTGAAGCTGAGATTGTTGAAAAAGGACGGCTAGGTCCAGGACAGATGATCGCTGTTGACCTGCAATCCCACGAATTGCTGAAGAACTGGGATATCAAGCAACGAGTTGCCAGTGCCAAACCCTATGGGGAGTGGTTAAAGCAGTTCCGTCGAGAATTAAAACCTCAGCCCACGGATGAGACGCCTTATCTTTCCAATGTAGAATTACTGCGTCATCAAACAGCATTTGGCTACACGGCTGAAGATGTGGAGATGACGATTCAGGAAATGGCGGCTCAGGGCAAAGAGCCGACGTTTTGCATGGGAGACGACATTCCGCTGGCGGTTCTATCTGAGAAACCGCATCTACTTTACGATTACTTCAAGCAGCGATTTGCCCAGGTTACCAACCCAGCGATCGACCCTTATCGAGAACGACTGGTGATGTCGTTGTCTATGCAGTTGGGCAGACGAGGCAATTTGCTGGAAGAGAAGCCAGAGTATGCTCACCTATTTAAGCTCGAATCTCCAGTCCTCAACGATGGCGAACTTGAGCAAATTCGGACATCTGGATTTGAGACCACTGATCTTTCCACTCTGTTTGCCATTGCATTAGGACCTGATGGCTTGCAGAAAGCAGTCAATGAACTTTGTCAAAAGGCGGCGGCGGCAGTTCGGGCTGGCAAAACAATTCTGATCTTGAGCGATCGCAAATCGCAGGATGGCAGCACAACGAACCTCACTGCTGACTACAGTTACATTCCGCCCCTTCTGGCGGTGGGAGCCGTGCACCATCACCTGATCCGTCAAGGCTTGCGAATGAAGGCGTCTCTTGTTGTTGATACAGCACAATGCTGGAGTACCCATCATTTCGCTTGTTTAATTGGCTACGGAGCCAGCGCTGTTTGCCCTTATTTAGCATTGGAAACGGTGCGGCAATGGTGGCTTGATCCAAAAACCCAAAGCTTTATGGAGCGGGGCAAACTGAAGGCTATCACGTTAGCAACGGCGGAAGTCAACTTCCGCAAAGCGATCGAAGATGGGCTGTTGAAGATTCTCTCCAAAATGGGAATTTCGTTGCTGTCTAGCTATCATGGTGCCCAAATTTTTGAAGCGATCGGGATTGGCAGTGATTTGCTCCATCTTGGCTTTGCTGGCACTGCATCCCGCCTGGGTGGATTAACTGTACGCGATCTGGCCAATGAAGTGCTATCCATTCAGCGGCGTGCCTTCCCAGAACTCACGGTCAAAAAGCTGGAAAACTTTGGCTTTGTCAACTATCGTCCTGGCGGCGAGTATCATATCAACAGCCCAGAGATGGCGAAATACTTGCACAAAGCAGTGGATGAACAATCTTACGACCACTACGAACTCTATAAGCAATATCTCAACAATCGTCCACTGACAGCACTGCGGGACTTGCTTGACTTCAAGAGCGATCGCCCCTCGATTCCGCTAGAAGAAGTCGAACCCTCCACTGAAATTGTTAAACGGTTCTGTACAGGTGGGATGTCGTTGGGTGCCCTTTCACGGGAAGCCCATGAAACTCTGGCGATCGCCATGAATCGGATTGGTGGCAAGTCAAACTCTGGCGAGGGCGGTGAAGACCCAATTCGGTTCCGCGTTCTGAGCGATGTGACCGACAATGGGCAATCTGCCACCTTCCCTCATTTAAGGGGGCTAAAGAACGGCGATTCTGTCAGTTCTGCCATTAAGCAAATCGCTTCTGGTCGGTTCGGGGTCACTCCTGAATACCTGATGAACGCCAAACAACTTGAAATTAAGCTAGCTCAAGGGGCAAAACCTGGCGAAGGGGGGCAACTGCCTGGGAATAAGGTCAGTCCTTACATTGCCATGTTGCGCCGTTCTAAACCTGGTGTCACATTGATTTCTCCTCCTCCTCACCATGACATCTATTCAATTGAAGATTTGGCACAACTTATTTTCGACTTGCACCAAATCAATCCGAAAGCCCAGGTGTCGGTGAAGTTAGTGGCGGAAGTAGGGATTGGGACGATCGCTGCTGGGGTTGCCAAAGCTAATGCAGACATTATCCAGATTTCCGGACACGAAGGTGGCACGGGTGCTTCTCCCCTCAGTTCAATCAAACACGCTGGCAGTCCCTGGGAACTGGGGTTAACCGAAGTGCATCGAGTCTTGATGCAAAATCAATTGCGCGATCGCGTTACGTTGCGAGTGGATGGTGGTTTGCGAACAGGTTGGGATGTGCTCATGGCAGCCCTAATGGGCGGTGAAGAATTTGGCTTTGGCTCTATTGCGATGATTGCAGAAGGCTGCATCATGGCACGGATTTGCCACACGAATAATTGCCCGGTTGGGGTTGCCAGCCAAAAAGAAGAATTGCGGAAGCGGTTTACTGGCATTCCCGAACACGTGGTTAATTTCTTCCTGTTTGTGGCAGAAGAGGTGCGATCGCTGCTGGCACGACTGGGCTACTCGTCTTTGAGCGATGTGATTGGGCGGGCGGACTTGCTAAAGATGCGAGAGGATGCCAAGTTGACCAAAACCCAAAGCCTAAACCTGGATTGCCTAACCAAACTGCCTGATACTCGCACGGATCGGAGTTGGCTAGTTCATGAAGAGGTGCACTCCAACGGTCCTGTCTTAGATGACGAATTGCTGGCAGATGCCGAAATCCAGGCAGCGATCGCAAACCAGGGTACTGTGACCAAAGCCGTTACAGTCATCAACACTGACCGCACCGTCGGCGCACGGCTGGCAGGCGCGATCGCTCTGCAACATGGCAACAGTGGTTTCTCTGGGCAAATTACCCTTAACCTTGCGGGTGCCGTTGGTCAAAGTTTCGGAGCCTTTAACCTGCCTGGTATGGTTCTGAACTTAAAGGGAGAGGCTAACGATTACGTCGGCAAAGGCATGCACGGCGGCGAAATTATCATTACCCCTCCTGATGGCGCAACCTATAACCCCTCTGAGAATGTGATCCTTGGTAACACCTGCCTCTATGGTGCAACCGGTGGCACCCTCTATGCACTGGGACAAGCCGGAGAACGCTTTGGAGTCCGCAACTCTTATGCCAAAGCCGTGATTGAAGGTGCAGGCGATCACTGTTGCGAATATATGACTGGCGGTGTGATTGTGGTATTGGGCAAAACAGGGCGGAATGTGGGCGCTGGGATGACGGGCGGATTGGCTTACTTCCTGGACGAAGACAGCAGTTTCCTAGAGAAGGTCAACCCTGAAATTGTCAAACCGCAACGCATCACCTCTTCTGTGGGTGAGCAGCAGTTGAAAGATCTGATTCAGGCACATGCGGATAAAACGGGTAGCCCGAAAGCAAAGCACATTCTTGAGCATTGGGCAGACTACTTGCCGAAGTTTTGGCAGGTGGTGCCGCCCTCAGAGAAAGACTCGCCCGAAGTCAATCCTGAAGCAACAAATAAAGTATTAACTCCAATATCGTAG
- a CDS encoding Protein of unknown function (DUF2811) (IMG reference gene:2510098026~PFAM: Protein of unknown function (DUF2811)): MNITVSILAEIPEDLYDSVSRYLDSHADWDQDRLFSAAVSLFLVQNGACDRQAAQVYLDSLFKQPA, translated from the coding sequence ATGAACATTACCGTTAGCATCCTGGCAGAAATTCCAGAAGACCTTTATGACTCAGTTTCGCGCTACCTAGACTCTCATGCAGATTGGGATCAAGATCGCTTATTTTCAGCGGCTGTGTCGCTTTTTCTGGTTCAAAATGGTGCGTGCGATCGCCAGGCAGCTCAAGTTTACCTCGATAGCCTGTTCAAGCAACCTGCTTAA
- a CDS encoding methylase involved in ubiquinone/menaquinone biosynthesis (IMG reference gene:2510098029~PFAM: Methyltransferase domain): MNLDYQSILQPFLSQDHQVNFFEKIPSHPISKTEEIEANSFYFSHSEWAKTYFEACHRDNLFRERWLAAAGSWDNKIVVEVGCGPGNLFANLGGNPKLLIGIDVAPGSLEMAQKLGYVPLLADAHNLPLISGFADIVAVNATLHHCQDMEKVLTECARLVRSGGVLVIDHDPQLSAWNYKGLGLLLYKMRLGIIYRFLLRDLYVPDEERMKALATEVHHKPGHGVTAALFRETLEPLGFAVALYPHNNAIGAKALKGDCGDPPHWRYRVGQLLSGTQLGKLPK; the protein is encoded by the coding sequence ATGAACCTTGATTATCAATCCATATTGCAACCTTTCCTTTCTCAGGATCATCAAGTTAATTTCTTTGAAAAAATCCCATCTCATCCAATTTCTAAGACTGAAGAAATAGAAGCCAATAGCTTTTATTTTAGCCATTCTGAATGGGCAAAGACCTACTTTGAAGCTTGCCATCGAGACAACCTATTTAGAGAACGCTGGCTTGCCGCTGCTGGCAGTTGGGATAACAAAATCGTAGTAGAAGTTGGTTGCGGTCCAGGGAATTTATTTGCGAATTTGGGTGGAAACCCCAAGCTATTAATTGGGATTGATGTGGCACCTGGTTCGTTAGAAATGGCGCAGAAATTAGGATATGTTCCTTTGTTAGCAGATGCCCACAATCTTCCCTTGATTTCAGGATTTGCCGATATTGTTGCTGTGAATGCTACTTTGCATCATTGCCAAGATATGGAGAAAGTATTGACAGAATGTGCCCGGTTAGTGCGTTCTGGTGGAGTTCTGGTCATTGATCACGATCCACAACTTTCAGCATGGAATTACAAAGGATTGGGACTCCTACTTTATAAAATGCGGTTAGGAATTATCTATCGGTTTTTACTGCGAGATCTCTACGTTCCTGATGAAGAGCGCATGAAAGCTTTGGCAACAGAAGTTCATCACAAACCAGGGCATGGTGTAACGGCAGCGCTGTTTCGTGAAACATTAGAACCGTTGGGGTTTGCAGTTGCTTTGTATCCTCATAACAATGCTATTGGAGCTAAAGCGTTGAAAGGAGATTGTGGTGATCCCCCCCATTGGCGGTATCGAGTTGGGCAATTATTGTCTGGTACACAACTTGGCAAGTTACCGAAGTAG
- a CDS encoding hypothetical protein (IMG reference gene:2510098023), whose translation MLPFVAVPSTIAQEFGKYRDLFCRGAGFEQVSRYVTGLLLSENKTLQGIAGQWVAGGEVGGRRAMHAAVFEAGWRSSELMSHHRAVIAKEHQGRGREVISLDWTLSHHDWGKQIFGVKRSYDYVEHRMSCFQTVVTATIANRHLIDGIDVVVQFPDFSVAEREYLKVTAKSHYDDLDQVRERLIEMLHYHKNRLEYRKRTEIAVEIVRQVEAEGQFPTADYAFDNGVLTVELTTMIESAGKHWVSEVESSRNILWNDQWQRVDAIGLELRIHHPESFRPIQVTCRNGETKPIWAFTKVVRLKKFGRKRLVIVHEQADLQDPPRFLLTDALHWESGRVMQTWSYRWSCEVFHEVSKQHTGLESAQVRNEEAVNRHFRLSCVAQSILQRTACSGAQSERFEFAQGKQTVGQKLYTLTRQAFDDLLQFIVTRCSHGHTNEQILQALLPS comes from the coding sequence ATGCTGCCCTTTGTCGCTGTGCCATCGACGATTGCTCAAGAGTTTGGGAAATATCGAGACCTGTTCTGCCGAGGCGCAGGCTTTGAGCAGGTGAGTCGCTATGTGACCGGATTGCTGTTGAGTGAGAACAAAACCTTGCAAGGGATTGCCGGACAATGGGTAGCAGGTGGGGAGGTCGGCGGACGAAGAGCGATGCACGCAGCGGTGTTTGAGGCGGGCTGGAGGAGTTCAGAGTTAATGTCCCATCATCGTGCTGTGATAGCCAAAGAGCATCAGGGGCGAGGGCGAGAAGTCATCAGTCTGGATTGGACGCTCAGCCATCACGATTGGGGCAAGCAGATCTTTGGGGTGAAGCGATCCTATGATTATGTGGAACATCGGATGAGTTGCTTTCAAACGGTGGTGACGGCGACGATTGCGAACCGCCACCTAATTGATGGGATTGACGTGGTGGTGCAGTTTCCAGATTTTTCAGTGGCAGAACGGGAGTATCTGAAGGTGACGGCAAAATCCCACTATGACGATTTAGACCAAGTGCGAGAACGACTGATTGAGATGTTGCATTATCACAAGAATCGATTGGAGTATCGCAAACGCACCGAGATTGCCGTCGAGATTGTGCGCCAAGTGGAAGCGGAAGGACAATTTCCCACCGCCGATTATGCGTTTGACAATGGGGTGTTGACTGTTGAGTTAACCACCATGATTGAGTCCGCAGGAAAACACTGGGTGAGTGAAGTTGAAAGTTCTCGCAACATCTTGTGGAATGACCAATGGCAACGGGTAGATGCGATTGGTTTAGAACTCAGAATCCATCACCCAGAGAGCTTTCGCCCGATTCAAGTCACTTGCCGCAACGGCGAAACGAAACCGATTTGGGCATTTACCAAAGTCGTGCGCCTCAAGAAGTTTGGACGCAAGCGATTGGTCATCGTCCACGAGCAAGCAGATTTACAAGACCCACCTCGCTTCCTGCTCACCGATGCGTTGCATTGGGAAAGTGGGCGAGTCATGCAGACTTGGAGTTATCGATGGTCCTGCGAGGTCTTTCATGAGGTGAGCAAACAGCACACCGGGCTAGAGTCGGCTCAGGTGCGGAACGAGGAAGCGGTCAACCGTCACTTCCGTCTTAGTTGCGTGGCGCAGTCGATTCTGCAACGGACTGCCTGTTCTGGCGCACAATCTGAACGATTTGAGTTTGCTCAAGGCAAGCAAACGGTGGGACAGAAGCTCTATACCCTCACTCGTCAAGCCTTTGATGATTTGCTGCAATTCATTGTGACGCGATGTTCTCACGGACATACAAATGAACAGATTTTACAAGCTCTCCTCCCCAGTTGA
- a CDS encoding hypothetical protein (IMG reference gene:2510098027) produces MAQKAIVPDLGKSRSMEEWGFEGDPRYISKQS; encoded by the coding sequence ATGGCGCAAAAAGCCATAGTGCCTGACCTGGGGAAAAGCCGCTCTATGGAAGAATGGGGGTTTGAGGGTGATCCCCGTTACATTTCTAAACAGTCTTGA